Proteins encoded in a region of the Wolbachia endosymbiont (group A) of Anomoia purmunda genome:
- a CDS encoding patatin-like phospholipase family protein, translating into MIKYILSVDGGGIRGIIPAIILAEIEQRTRKPIAEIFDLMAGTSTGGIVVAGLCKKDQQGNPQYSANDLVELYQEYGAYIFKSSFFRRSILSWINCAQYPHKNIEFVLDKYFGEDILKNTLSNLLITSYDINNNYPFFFKSWREDRDFVKLKDALRATTAAPTYFIPKHLKINQKEMVLVDGGVFANNPAACAYASGKRLFPNDDILLLSIGTGRTDRSIEYANSKRFGKIGWIKPLLNVMFASGLDCVNYQMNQVIGNRYVRIQSQLKLASADMDNITSKNIKFLQQEAKAMIEDNQKVIEKFCIEILNI; encoded by the coding sequence ATGATTAAATATATTTTATCCGTTGATGGAGGTGGAATTAGAGGCATCATACCAGCCATTATTCTCGCAGAAATAGAGCAAAGGACAAGGAAACCGATAGCTGAAATCTTTGATCTTATGGCAGGAACCTCAACCGGTGGAATTGTTGTAGCAGGGTTATGCAAAAAAGATCAACAAGGAAATCCTCAATACTCTGCCAATGATTTGGTTGAACTTTACCAAGAGTACGGAGCATATATTTTCAAGTCTTCGTTCTTCAGGCGATCAATATTATCTTGGATTAATTGTGCACAATATCCACATAAAAATATTGAATTTGTACTGGATAAATATTTTGGAGAGGATATTCTAAAAAACACATTAAGTAATTTGCTAATCACAAGTTACGATATTAACAATAACTATCCTTTCTTTTTTAAGAGCTGGAGAGAAGATAGAGATTTTGTCAAATTAAAAGATGCACTCAGAGCTACAACGGCTGCCCCTACTTATTTCATACCAAAACATCTAAAAATCAACCAAAAGGAAATGGTATTAGTGGATGGCGGGGTATTTGCCAATAATCCAGCGGCTTGTGCATATGCAAGTGGTAAGAGGTTATTTCCAAATGATGATATTCTACTGTTATCGATAGGTACTGGAAGAACAGACAGAAGCATAGAGTATGCCAATTCAAAGAGATTTGGAAAAATAGGCTGGATAAAACCTTTGTTAAATGTGATGTTTGCCTCTGGATTGGACTGCGTAAATTATCAGATGAATCAAGTAATAGGCAATAGATACGTAAGAATACAATCGCAATTGAAGCTAGCGTCGGCTGACATGGATAACATTACATCAAAAAATATCAAATTTCTTCAACAGGAGGCAAAGGCAATGATAGAGGACAATCAGAAAGTGATAGAAAAATTCTGTATAGAAATATTAAATATATAA
- a CDS encoding ankyrin repeat domain-containing protein, whose translation MDKLGQDTKNKLHFWWLITVIVCIIATYSYMKAKAEGNYKTILRIASQNCNLDVVKFSVENLLSVNTRVLKLTALHHASDSGCLKVTKFLVYQGADISALGENERWTALHFAALEGHLEVVSFLLERGANPNVRDRSGKNPRDVAVIESRQNKDKPYDQIIKLLAEAENR comes from the coding sequence ATGGATAAATTGGGTCAAGATACAAAAAACAAGCTGCATTTTTGGTGGCTTATAACAGTAATAGTATGTATTATTGCTACCTATTCCTACATGAAGGCAAAAGCTGAAGGTAATTATAAAACGATACTACGCATTGCTTCTCAAAATTGTAACTTAGATGTAGTAAAGTTTTCAGTAGAAAATTTATTAAGTGTTAACACACGAGTTCTTAAATTAACAGCATTACATCATGCATCTGATTCAGGATGCTTGAAAGTTACTAAATTTTTAGTATACCAAGGAGCTGACATTAGTGCATTAGGTGAAAATGAAAGATGGACAGCATTACATTTTGCTGCATTAGAAGGGCACTTAGAAGTAGTGAGTTTTTTACTGGAAAGAGGTGCAAATCCTAACGTTAGAGATAGAAGTGGAAAAAACCCTCGAGATGTAGCTGTAATAGAATCAAGGCAAAACAAAGACAAGCCCTACGATCAAATAATAAAGCTACTTGCAGAAGCAGAGAACCGATAA
- a CDS encoding IS4 family transposase codes for MDRIACLSKDLNEFFNEKADEISIAVGFIKRKRKLNGSSFIKAMVFGNIGVGDCSIETMCQLLNEDSIEITKQGLDFRFTEEAVEFMKRMYNESLVLFKNSLQVDCRILKQFRSIKLLDSSYISLPSSMEDMYKGYGSSYRDCESNTKSGIKLQLVFDYLNQALDKLNLIEGIRSDQGYRDYLNGLSANDLLIFDLCYFVPSSFKQIDEAGAYFVSRYKSDTNIYDIETNQKIELLECLEGQSLLEMEVLLGKEVKIKVRIICQKLTEEQSIIRRRRANKLAKSHGYTSSQKNQKLLDWSIFITNVPESKISAEQVLTVYRVRWQIELLFKLYKSHIRLDELKGKPYRVLCELYAKLCAILIFHGIVGCIKLKENTELSLTKAFIELKRRIRELFLALSSKINNLRIFLKKLTTDWSQFSVKDRYRKTRVSTLSSLNFLTLAS; via the coding sequence ATGGACAGAATAGCTTGCTTATCAAAAGACCTCAATGAATTCTTTAATGAAAAAGCAGACGAAATATCAATTGCAGTAGGTTTTATAAAAAGAAAGAGAAAACTTAATGGCTCATCATTCATAAAAGCTATGGTTTTTGGTAACATAGGAGTTGGTGATTGCAGCATAGAAACAATGTGCCAATTGCTAAATGAAGACTCGATAGAAATTACAAAACAGGGTTTGGATTTTAGATTTACTGAAGAAGCAGTGGAATTTATGAAAAGAATGTATAATGAATCTTTAGTTTTATTTAAAAACAGCTTACAGGTTGATTGCAGAATTTTGAAGCAATTTAGAAGCATTAAGCTATTGGATAGTAGCTATATTAGCCTGCCTAGTAGCATGGAAGATATGTACAAAGGATATGGGAGTAGCTATAGAGATTGTGAGAGTAATACCAAATCAGGAATAAAGCTGCAGTTAGTCTTTGATTACCTGAACCAAGCGCTAGATAAGTTAAATTTAATAGAAGGAATAAGGTCGGATCAAGGTTATAGGGATTATCTGAACGGTTTATCAGCCAATGATTTGCTAATATTTGATTTGTGCTACTTTGTGCCTAGTTCTTTTAAACAGATTGATGAAGCAGGTGCATATTTTGTTAGTCGTTATAAGTCTGATACCAATATATATGATATAGAAACAAATCAAAAAATAGAGTTGTTGGAATGTTTAGAAGGTCAATCCCTTCTAGAGATGGAAGTGCTATTAGGAAAAGAAGTAAAAATTAAAGTGAGAATTATATGTCAAAAATTAACTGAAGAACAGTCTATAATTAGAAGAAGAAGGGCTAATAAGTTAGCAAAATCACATGGATATACATCTTCTCAAAAGAATCAAAAATTGCTGGATTGGTCGATATTCATAACTAACGTTCCAGAGAGTAAAATCAGCGCTGAACAAGTATTAACAGTTTACAGGGTAAGATGGCAGATTGAATTATTATTTAAATTGTATAAGAGTCACATCAGGCTTGACGAACTTAAAGGAAAACCATACAGAGTATTATGTGAACTATACGCTAAATTGTGCGCAATTCTTATATTTCATGGAATAGTTGGTTGTATAAAACTGAAAGAGAATACAGAGCTGAGTTTAACAAAGGCATTCATTGAATTAAAAAGAAGGATTAGGGAGTTGTTTTTAGCGTTAAGCAGTAAAATTAATAATTTGAGAATTTTCCTGAAAAAACTTACCACAGACTGGTCACAATTTTCTGTGAAAGATAGATATAGAAAAACTAGAGTATCCACCTTAAGTTCATTGAATTTTCTTACCCTTGCTTCTTAA
- a CDS encoding RadC family protein, which produces MNNKKDRREEIEFRALESNGKALLDREVIEMFLSAVHDREEARIIARKLIDSFGIGGVLGQEIDDLKTIEGITDSTVAVILCLREAAKRVPREELKKGPVMDNLETIVKYLRVSIGYSEEEKMKIIYFDQKCRLKGEEVFTGTVDKVPFYIREVTRKALIRKATSIIISHNHPEGRLKPSDEDEAVTKDLAKACQTIGIRLMDHIIITSVGYFSFKEQGLL; this is translated from the coding sequence ATGAATAATAAGAAAGATCGTAGAGAAGAAATAGAATTCAGAGCATTAGAAAGCAACGGTAAAGCTCTACTTGATCGTGAAGTAATAGAAATGTTTCTAAGTGCAGTGCATGACAGGGAAGAAGCTCGAATTATTGCTAGAAAGCTAATAGATAGTTTTGGAATAGGAGGAGTTTTAGGCCAGGAAATAGATGACTTGAAAACTATAGAAGGGATAACTGACTCTACAGTAGCAGTAATTTTATGCCTAAGGGAAGCTGCAAAGAGGGTACCAAGAGAAGAGTTAAAGAAAGGACCTGTAATGGATAACTTGGAAACCATCGTAAAATATTTAAGGGTGAGTATTGGTTATTCAGAGGAGGAAAAGATGAAAATAATATATTTTGATCAAAAGTGCCGTTTAAAGGGGGAAGAAGTGTTCACTGGTACAGTGGATAAGGTACCTTTTTACATAAGAGAAGTAACAAGAAAGGCATTAATAAGAAAAGCGACGTCAATAATAATATCGCATAACCACCCAGAAGGAAGGTTAAAGCCATCTGATGAGGATGAAGCTGTAACTAAAGACTTGGCTAAAGCTTGTCAGACTATAGGGATTAGGTTAATGGATCACATTATCATCACAAGTGTTGGATATTTTAGTTTTAAAGAGCAAGGACTGTTATAA
- the dcd gene encoding dCTP deaminase codes for MAVMPDKWIREKAENFGMIEPFVNHKSSKGVISFGLSSYGYDARVDNKFKIFTNVNSAIVDPKNFSENSFIDKETDVCIIPPNSFVLASTVEYFRIPRNVLVICVGKSTYARCGIIVNVTPLEPGWEGHVTLEFSNTTPLPAKIYANEGACQFVFLSGESECEKSYDDMKGKYMNQHGITLPLVK; via the coding sequence ATGGCAGTTATGCCAGATAAATGGATAAGAGAAAAAGCTGAAAACTTTGGAATGATAGAGCCTTTTGTGAATCACAAAAGCAGCAAAGGTGTTATATCTTTTGGACTATCATCTTATGGTTACGACGCAAGAGTGGATAATAAATTTAAAATTTTTACTAACGTTAATTCAGCCATCGTGGACCCTAAAAATTTCTCTGAGAATAGTTTCATAGATAAAGAAACAGACGTATGCATAATTCCACCAAATAGCTTTGTGCTTGCAAGTACAGTGGAATATTTTCGTATACCAAGGAATGTACTGGTCATTTGTGTTGGTAAATCAACTTACGCAAGATGTGGAATTATAGTAAACGTTACTCCCTTAGAACCTGGATGGGAAGGTCATGTCACACTCGAATTCTCAAACACTACTCCGCTTCCTGCAAAAATTTACGCCAATGAAGGCGCATGCCAATTCGTATTTTTAAGCGGCGAAAGTGAATGCGAGAAATCATATGATGATATGAAAGGAAAATATATGAATCAGCATGGTATTACTTTGCCGCTGGTGAAATAA
- a CDS encoding Rpn family recombination-promoting nuclease/putative transposase: protein MALSKFLDPKNDLSFKKIFGSEKNKNILIHFLNDILDFSTSDQIMEIEFLSTIMDPEIASDKQSIVDVLCKDSIGNRFVIEMQLARDKGFEKRAQLYAAKAYSRQLDKSGNYIDLQKVFFIAISNCNLLPEEVDYISTHNIRDIKTNGHYLKDLQFIFIELPKFTKNRVEQLENTTERWCFFFKYAEETTDEDLKKIAAEAPIIKLAYDELDRFRWNEKDLIAYEERILSVQKEKAILEQRLDDATHKGRQEGRQEGIQIGDEKGKIEGKIEVAKNSLKAGVPIDVIAQITGLSHSEILQLREKT from the coding sequence ATGGCTCTTTCGAAATTTCTTGATCCAAAAAACGACCTTAGTTTTAAGAAAATATTTGGCTCTGAAAAGAATAAAAATATCCTCATTCACTTCCTCAACGATATCTTGGACTTTTCTACTTCTGATCAAATAATGGAAATTGAATTCCTTAGTACTATCATGGATCCTGAAATTGCTTCTGACAAACAAAGCATTGTTGATGTTCTTTGCAAAGACTCTATTGGTAATAGATTTGTCATCGAAATGCAGCTCGCTCGTGATAAGGGCTTTGAAAAACGCGCTCAACTTTATGCTGCTAAGGCTTACTCAAGACAATTAGATAAATCTGGTAATTATATTGATCTTCAGAAAGTCTTCTTTATTGCTATTTCCAATTGTAACCTTCTGCCTGAAGAAGTTGACTATATTTCTACTCATAATATACGTGATATCAAAACCAATGGTCATTACTTAAAAGATCTACAATTTATCTTTATTGAGTTGCCTAAATTTACAAAAAATAGAGTAGAGCAGTTAGAGAATACTACAGAGAGATGGTGTTTCTTTTTTAAATACGCAGAGGAAACAACTGATGAAGATCTGAAAAAGATAGCAGCAGAAGCTCCGATAATAAAGCTAGCATATGATGAATTAGACAGGTTTCGCTGGAATGAAAAAGATTTGATCGCATATGAGGAAAGAATATTGAGTGTACAGAAAGAGAAGGCTATTTTGGAACAACGTCTTGATGATGCTACTCACAAAGGTAGACAAGAAGGTAGACAAGAAGGCATCCAAATCGGCGATGAAAAAGGTAAAATTGAAGGTAAAATTGAAGTTGCAAAAAATTCACTCAAGGCCGGTGTCCCTATAGATGTTATAGCTCAAATTACCGGTCTCTCTCATTCTGAAATTTTACAACTCAGGGAAAAAACATAA
- a CDS encoding helix-turn-helix domain-containing protein, which produces MFASVGKTAFRGFIYDNSEHIGSASYELGKKIEGCRIVQGYTQAKLARKIGLTHKEIHNFELGCKAITIKESYIIAGALSVNVIDLLPGPTVLRENGWYEDEDKEIVYLTKIHREIKDQELRKKLYPLVRFVYISEKISQEEAKIEVAKNLVKEGVSVDIISQVTRLSTYEYDDIEKEICTDSILYKVGKRIKEERLIREYTQEDLANKIGSTPKEIHNYERGYTDIPIEILYKIAKTLSVNIKALGLTEYENEPVLRFVDKCEKIEDQELLDTVARSLSEGMQTGKEKVKKAEKIKIAKDLVKAGVAIDIIVRASGLTADECEN; this is translated from the coding sequence ATGTTTGCTTCTGTAGGAAAAACAGCTTTTAGAGGATTTATCTATGATAATTCAGAGCATATTGGCTCAGCAAGCTACGAGCTAGGGAAAAAAATAGAAGGTTGTAGGATAGTACAAGGGTATACTCAGGCAAAATTAGCAAGAAAAATTGGTTTAACACATAAGGAAATACATAACTTTGAACTAGGGTGCAAGGCTATTACAATCAAAGAATCGTATATAATAGCAGGAGCATTGTCAGTCAATGTTATAGATCTACTTCCAGGACCAACAGTACTAAGAGAAAACGGTTGGTACGAAGATGAGGATAAAGAAATAGTCTATCTAACAAAAATACATAGAGAAATCAAGGATCAGGAATTACGCAAGAAGCTGTATCCATTAGTAAGGTTTGTATATATTAGCGAGAAAATTAGCCAAGAAGAAGCGAAAATAGAAGTAGCAAAGAATCTAGTGAAAGAAGGAGTTTCAGTTGATATTATTTCCCAAGTGACTCGCTTATCTACTTATGAATATGATGATATAGAGAAAGAAATTTGTACTGATTCTATACTCTACAAAGTAGGGAAAAGGATAAAAGAGGAGAGATTAATACGGGAATACACTCAGGAGGACTTGGCAAATAAAATCGGTTCAACACCTAAAGAAATACACAACTATGAACGAGGATATACAGACATTCCAATTGAAATATTATATAAGATAGCAAAGACATTATCAGTTAACATTAAAGCTCTTGGACTAACAGAATATGAAAATGAGCCAGTTTTGCGGTTTGTAGATAAATGCGAAAAAATTGAGGATCAAGAATTACTGGATACGGTAGCTAGATCTTTATCTGAAGGAATGCAAACTGGTAAAGAAAAGGTTAAAAAAGCAGAGAAAATCAAGATTGCAAAAGATCTAGTTAAGGCAGGTGTTGCTATTGATATTATTGTGCGAGCAAGTGGTCTAACTGCTGATGAGTGTGAAAATTGA
- a CDS encoding helix-turn-helix domain-containing protein — MKKENKCSNFLDYKVIGQEVRNCRLAEGYTQKDLAKKIGTTYQVILQYEKGTRRISIKKLYELAEALSTTARDLACGQEVPNEERYEEEEILNLVRRHKEIKDQELRETFYLLTKFIRISEEESGKAVKIEVAKGLVKEGVSTHVISRTTNLSIGEYDNDEKKISIPYKVGRRIKEWRLRRGYTQEDLASKVGIINQRIYEYEQGRAGVSLEMLDEIAKVLSISVIDLLPETTENENSEAELSKLIEEYKKIKSQELRHVLIKSLFESIQVCKEKVKKVEKMKIAKNLVKEGISINIILKTVGISLDEIQQI; from the coding sequence GTGAAAAAAGAGAATAAATGCTCTAATTTTTTAGATTACAAAGTAATAGGACAGGAAGTAAGAAATTGTAGATTAGCAGAGGGATATACTCAAAAAGATTTAGCAAAAAAAATCGGAACAACATATCAGGTAATACTGCAATATGAAAAAGGAACGCGCAGAATTTCAATTAAGAAGTTATATGAATTAGCAGAAGCATTATCAACAACTGCTAGAGATCTAGCTTGCGGACAAGAAGTACCAAATGAGGAAAGGTATGAGGAAGAAGAGATATTAAATCTAGTAAGAAGACATAAAGAGATTAAGGACCAAGAATTACGAGAAACGTTTTATTTATTAACTAAATTCATCCGTATTAGTGAGGAAGAAAGTGGAAAGGCGGTAAAAATAGAAGTAGCAAAGGGTTTAGTTAAGGAAGGAGTTTCTACTCATGTTATCTCTCGAACAACTAATTTATCTATTGGTGAATATGATAATGATGAAAAAAAAATTTCTATTCCGTATAAAGTAGGTCGAAGAATAAAAGAATGGAGGTTGAGAAGAGGATACACTCAAGAAGATTTAGCAAGTAAGGTGGGCATAATAAATCAAAGAATATATGAATATGAACAAGGACGAGCTGGTGTTTCGCTTGAAATGTTAGATGAAATAGCAAAGGTACTATCAATTAGTGTTATAGATCTACTTCCAGAAACGACAGAAAATGAGAATAGTGAAGCAGAGCTATCAAAGTTAATAGAAGAATACAAAAAGATCAAAAGCCAAGAACTACGTCATGTACTAATAAAATCTCTGTTTGAAAGCATACAAGTTTGCAAAGAGAAAGTGAAGAAAGTAGAAAAGATGAAAATTGCAAAGAATTTAGTTAAGGAAGGAATTTCTATCAATATTATTTTAAAAACAGTAGGCATCTCTTTAGACGAAATTCAACAAATTTAA
- a CDS encoding substrate-binding domain-containing protein, producing the protein MLRNFLLIFVFVLFTPLLNADARKYIRIVGSSTVFPFISFIAEEFNRVFPFKTPVVESIGSGSGFKMFCSGIGEDTPDITTSSRPMKEVERELCKRNKINEVIEIIIGYDGVVIANSNQSHRFDFTKKDLFETLSAYSQENDKLVKNNKKFWSDVNQALPKTEIEIYGPHQNTGTYETLVNSIMLDQYSCMNSRIFKENYKDQEERKKACGNIRDDGRYIEVGINENIIIQKLKSNKNALGIFSFSFLMRNQDKIQGSTIAGIEPTYENISSGKYILARPLYLYIKKEHLDTVDGLREFIKEIIDSIGIEDGYLSRLGLIPLSSEDIKKASAKVYDIT; encoded by the coding sequence ATGCTTAGAAACTTTCTCCTGATTTTTGTATTCGTATTATTCACGCCGCTGTTAAATGCTGATGCCAGGAAATACATCAGAATTGTTGGATCTTCAACTGTTTTTCCTTTTATCTCGTTTATAGCCGAGGAGTTCAATCGTGTATTCCCTTTTAAGACTCCAGTTGTAGAATCAATAGGAAGTGGATCAGGGTTCAAAATGTTTTGCTCAGGAATAGGGGAAGACACGCCAGACATCACCACTTCATCTCGCCCTATGAAGGAAGTAGAAAGAGAACTATGTAAAAGAAATAAAATTAATGAAGTGATAGAGATCATCATTGGCTATGATGGAGTTGTCATTGCAAATTCAAATCAAAGCCATAGATTTGATTTCACAAAAAAGGACTTATTTGAAACTTTATCTGCATATTCTCAAGAAAATGATAAATTAGTAAAAAATAATAAGAAGTTTTGGTCTGATGTAAATCAAGCCTTACCAAAAACAGAAATTGAAATTTATGGTCCACATCAAAATACAGGCACATACGAAACTTTGGTTAATTCTATTATGCTTGATCAATATTCATGCATGAATTCAAGAATTTTTAAAGAGAATTATAAAGATCAGGAAGAAAGAAAGAAAGCATGTGGTAATATAAGGGATGACGGAAGGTATATAGAAGTTGGAATTAATGAAAATATAATAATACAAAAATTGAAAAGTAACAAGAACGCCTTAGGGATATTTAGTTTCAGCTTTTTAATGAGGAATCAAGATAAAATACAAGGGAGCACAATTGCAGGAATTGAGCCAACTTACGAAAATATATCATCGGGAAAATATATATTAGCAAGACCTCTATACCTTTACATAAAGAAAGAACACCTGGATACTGTTGATGGATTAAGAGAATTCATAAAAGAAATTATAGATTCGATCGGCATTGAAGATGGGTACCTATCTAGGCTTGGTCTAATCCCACTTTCAAGTGAAGATATAAAGAAAGCTTCAGCAAAGGTTTATGATATAACATGA
- a CDS encoding helix-turn-helix domain-containing protein produces the protein MEKSLDYEVGQKVKSWRLERGYTQKDLAEKVGVKYWAILQYEKGSRKIPIKKLYAIAEALSVNVKGLVCGETLPNEKRYFEDEEILNLVKGYKDKELSEVFYLLTKFIRLSEERSRKAVKMEVARGLMKVGVSAHVISRTTNLSIGEYEENKIPVPYKVGQRIKEWRLIRGYTQKDLANKVGITNQGIYEYEQGRAAVSLEMLDEIAKVLSISIIDLLPESDEDSEAEEKLSNLIEEYKKIESRELRDMLIKSLFEGIHVCREKVREEKKIEVARNLVKEGISVDIILQTTGLSNYMIEKFL, from the coding sequence ATGGAAAAAAGTCTAGACTATGAAGTAGGGCAAAAAGTGAAAAGTTGGAGGTTAGAGAGAGGGTATACTCAGAAGGATTTAGCGGAGAAGGTTGGTGTAAAGTACTGGGCAATACTGCAATATGAAAAAGGGAGTCGTAAAATTCCAATTAAGAAATTATATGCTATAGCAGAAGCATTATCAGTAAATGTTAAAGGTCTAGTTTGTGGAGAGACGCTACCAAATGAAAAAAGATATTTTGAAGATGAAGAAATATTAAATTTAGTAAAGGGGTATAAGGATAAAGAATTAAGTGAGGTATTTTATTTATTAACCAAATTTATTCGTTTGAGTGAGGAAAGAAGCAGAAAAGCGGTAAAAATGGAAGTAGCAAGGGGTTTGATGAAAGTAGGAGTTTCTGCTCATGTTATCTCTCGAACAACTAACTTATCTATTGGTGAGTATGAGGAGAACAAAATTCCGGTTCCATACAAAGTAGGGCAAAGGATAAAAGAGTGGAGATTGATACGAGGATATACACAAAAAGATTTAGCGAATAAAGTTGGCATAACAAATCAAGGAATATACGAGTATGAACAAGGGAGAGCTGCTGTCTCACTTGAAATGTTAGATGAAATAGCAAAGGTATTATCAATCAGTATCATAGATCTACTTCCCGAATCAGATGAGGATAGTGAAGCGGAAGAAAAGCTATCAAACTTGATAGAAGAATACAAAAAGATTGAGAGTCGGGAATTACGCGATATGCTAATCAAGTCTTTATTTGAAGGTATACATGTTTGTAGAGAAAAGGTCAGAGAGGAAAAGAAGATTGAAGTTGCAAGGAATTTAGTGAAAGAAGGAATTTCTGTTGATATTATCTTGCAAACGACAGGCTTATCAAATTATATGATTGAGAAATTTTTGTGA
- the mutL gene encoding DNA mismatch repair endonuclease MutL: MISTRPIILLDTKTINRIAAGEVIERPASVVKELVENAIDAGSSEIEIKIESGGRNLITVTDNGNGIEKDDLDLAFMRHATSKLSDSELIEIKHLGFREEALPSIAAVSRMKLSSKASGAKEAWSIRYEGGEKIREITPCSLLQGTYIEVRDLFFATPNRLKFLKTERAETQSIVDIVNNLAMINYSIGFTLTSGNKKLLKYVKQTSLFNRLCEVEEEFQSNSLEVKEEEEGIKLTGHICKPTINRGNSTQIYTFVNRRPIKDNLLVGAIRYAYQDLIPVGRYPFAALHLEIPYDQVDVNVHPNKSEVRFQNKRLVYEIVRRGIIKTLSTRFAASGQSIEEFDSQEPVNSKEKKNQKEFYEKRPSLLENRLMKEFNAPDERRRSLPETFKYGESPPQKGTMVLERKQIDLIEDHPLGYARCQVYNTYIIAEAGDRLIIVDQHAAYERLIYECLKQKSSIKRQKLLLPEIVEIKNQAGMEMVETYKDKLFEMGFGIEIESEDKIMVKEIPSILGTIGIKEMLVDIVDKLTEMEDTLPIEDKVNKISATIACHGAGRKMKLEEMNEILRQIEKTPYSGHERPIYIEMKLSDIEKLFERR; this comes from the coding sequence ATGATCTCTACCAGACCAATAATTCTTTTAGACACAAAAACTATAAATCGTATAGCAGCGGGAGAGGTAATAGAGAGGCCAGCAAGTGTAGTAAAGGAATTAGTAGAAAATGCAATAGATGCTGGAAGTTCAGAGATAGAGATCAAAATAGAAAGTGGTGGGCGCAATCTTATAACTGTGACAGATAATGGAAATGGAATAGAAAAGGACGACTTAGACCTAGCATTTATGAGGCATGCCACTTCAAAATTAAGCGATAGTGAGTTAATAGAAATCAAGCACCTTGGGTTTAGGGAAGAAGCTTTACCTTCAATTGCAGCAGTAAGCAGAATGAAATTATCGTCTAAGGCAAGTGGAGCAAAGGAAGCATGGTCTATAAGGTATGAGGGAGGAGAAAAAATAAGAGAGATTACACCTTGTTCTTTGCTACAGGGTACATATATTGAAGTTCGTGACTTATTTTTTGCCACTCCAAATAGATTAAAATTTCTAAAAACCGAGAGGGCAGAAACACAAAGCATTGTTGATATTGTAAATAACTTAGCAATGATTAACTATAGTATTGGGTTTACTCTCACTTCCGGTAATAAAAAGCTCTTAAAATATGTTAAGCAAACTTCATTATTTAACAGATTATGTGAAGTAGAAGAAGAATTTCAGAGCAATTCGCTGGAAGTAAAAGAGGAAGAGGAAGGCATCAAACTTACGGGACACATCTGTAAACCAACTATCAATCGAGGCAATTCAACTCAGATCTATACGTTTGTTAATAGAAGGCCAATAAAAGACAATCTACTTGTTGGTGCAATTCGATACGCATATCAAGATTTGATTCCAGTTGGGAGGTATCCTTTTGCAGCGCTGCACTTAGAGATACCATACGATCAAGTAGATGTAAATGTGCATCCAAATAAATCAGAGGTAAGGTTTCAGAACAAGAGACTAGTATATGAAATAGTGAGAAGAGGAATAATAAAAACACTATCAACGAGGTTTGCAGCGAGTGGTCAAAGTATTGAGGAGTTTGATAGCCAAGAGCCGGTTAATAGCAAAGAGAAAAAAAATCAAAAAGAGTTTTATGAAAAGAGACCAAGTCTTTTAGAAAATCGTCTAATGAAAGAATTCAATGCACCAGATGAAAGAAGGCGAAGCTTACCAGAAACGTTTAAATATGGAGAATCTCCACCCCAAAAGGGAACGATGGTTTTAGAAAGAAAGCAAATTGATTTAATAGAGGATCATCCTCTGGGATATGCACGCTGTCAGGTCTACAATACTTACATTATTGCTGAGGCTGGAGATAGGCTGATTATAGTAGATCAACATGCAGCCTATGAGAGGTTGATCTACGAGTGCTTAAAGCAAAAATCAAGCATAAAAAGACAAAAACTTCTCCTTCCTGAAATAGTTGAGATTAAAAACCAAGCAGGGATGGAGATGGTTGAAACTTATAAAGATAAGCTTTTTGAAATGGGTTTTGGTATTGAAATAGAATCAGAAGATAAAATAATGGTGAAAGAAATACCTTCAATCTTGGGAACAATAGGTATAAAAGAGATGCTAGTTGATATAGTAGATAAGTTAACGGAAATGGAAGATACGTTGCCAATAGAGGATAAGGTGAATAAAATATCAGCCACAATCGCTTGCCATGGAGCAGGAAGAAAAATGAAATTGGAAGAGATGAATGAGATACTAAGACAAATTGAGAAAACTCCATATTCTGGTCATGAAAGACCAATTTATATAGAAATGAAACTAAGTGATATAGAAAAATTGTTTGAAAGGAGATGA